CTTGTCGGCGGACAGGTCGACGCCGTTGGCGTCCTTGAACTTCTTGACCATCCACTCGACGATCGCGTTGTCCCAGTCGTCGCCACCGAGGTGGTTGTCGCCGCTGGTGGCCTTGACCTCGACGACGCCCTCACCGATCTCGAGCAGGGACACGTCGAACGTGCCGCCACCGAGGTCGTAGACGAGGATCGTCTGGTCGTCACCCTTGTCGAGGCCGTACGCCAGCGCGGCCGCGGTGGGCTCGTTGACGATGCGGTCGACCTTGAGGCCCGCGATCTCGCCGGCCTCCTTGGTGGCCTGGCGCTGCGCGTCGGAGAAGTACGCCGGGACCGTGATCACCGCGTTGGTGACGGTCTCGCCGAGGTAGGCCTCGGCGTCGCGCTTGAGCTTCTGCAGGATGAACGCCGAGATCTGCTGCGGCGTGAAGTCCTTGTCCACCGGGTCGCCGATGTGCTGGGTCCAGTCGGTGCCCATGTGGCGCTTGACCGACCGGATGGTGCGGTCCACGTTGGTGACCGCCTGGCGCTTCGCGACCTCACCGACGAGCACCTCACCGCTCTTCGCGAAGGCGACGACGGACGGCGTGGTCCGTGCTCCCTCCGCGTTGGCGATGACCGTGGGCTCGCCGCCCTCGAGGACCGCGACGACGCTGTTCGTCGTACCGAGGTCGATGCCGACCGCTCGTGCCATGTGTGCTTCTCCTTGTGCGTGCAGATGTGGATTCAAGTTAGTTGAGCCGGATGGACTCAAGTCTGACATAGGCTCCAACGGCGGGGTACCGGGGGTTGTTCCCGCCCGGTCGAACATCTTTTCCGGGGTCACTCCAGCCCCCGTGGGGACAGACAGGGCTCGTCGCGTCCCGACGCTTGTAACTACGTGTTACAGCACGGAATTCGTGGCACGTGCGCCCGGGTAGTTGTCGTAACACCCGGGTAGTCGACCTCCGGGCGTGGCGCACCTCAACGATTGGCCTTCCAGAGGGACACGGACGACCGGAGGCACGTGCGCACCGCCCGCCGGCAACTACCTCGGCGCCATGACACCCACCCGGGCGTTATTGCACCCGAATTCGTGACGTAACACGTAGTTACAAGTCCGGTGAACCGGCGAACAGGCTCAGCCGACGGTGACGCTGATCTCGTTGCTGACGGTGCCGCTGTCGCGGTCGACCACGCGGAACCGGTTGACGCCGCTGACGCCGGTGAAGATGTAGCTGGAGAAGGTGCCGTTGGTGACGCCGACGCTGGCCGGGAAGTCGGCCCAGTCGCCGTTCTCGAAGCGCTGGACGAACAGGATCGCGCCCTCGCCGCCGGGGTAGACGCCGCTGAAGTAGATCCGCTCGCCGCTGGCGACGGTGGTCGCGAGGGCCTGCAGCGAGATCTGGCCGGCGGCCGGGGTCTCACTGGTCAGCTCGGTGGTCGGCTCGTCCTCGGGGACCTGGGCGCCGCTGTCGCCCGCCGCGGGCTCGTCGGTGTCCTGGGTGTGCAGGGTGACCAGCGGGCCCGTGGCCTCGTCGGTCTCCACCGGCGTGGGCAGGTACATCGACTGGTGCACCGTGGAGCGCGCGGAGGAGTCACCGTTGTCACCGCCGAGTCCGAGCACCTTGGTGCCGACGAGGGCGACCAGGGCCAGGACCAGGCCGACGCCCAGGGCGACCGCCACCAGCGCCACCACCCCGTTGACCACGGGACGTTCGGCAGGAGGCTGCTGCTGGTCGCTCACCCGCCCATTGTCCAGACGGGCCGAAGAAATCAGAAACCGCGCGTCCAGACGACCTGCTCGTGCAGGCGGCGTGAGCGCCAGCCGTCCGCCGTACGGACGAAGGTGTGGCGGTAGAGACCGCCGACCTCGACCACCCGTTCCCCGCCCTTGCCGTCACCGATGCGCATCGGGTTGTGGAAGTACGCCGCGACGGCGGCCTCGTCGCCGTCGTCGGCGAACTGGTAGGAGATCTGGCCGAGCATGTGGATCCGGTGCGTCGAGAAGCCCGGCAGCGCCTCGGCGAGCCACGCCTTGACCACCGGGAAGGCGTCGGCGACGCCGCCGCTCTCGGTGTAGTCGATCTGCGCGTCGGGGGTGAAGACCGTGTCGAGCCGGTCGAAGTCGCCCTCGTCGACGGCGAGGGTGTAGCGGGTGATCGCGTCGGCGATCTCGGCGCGGTCGATCAGCTGCTGGACGTCCACGTCTGTCGTTCTCCTCGGTTGTCTCAGCGGGGCTCGAGGACGACGACCGGGATCTCCCGGTCGGTCCAGGCCTGGTAGTTGTCGAAGTCGGCGTACAGGTCGACCAGGCGCGGCCACAGCGCGGCGCGCTCCTCGGGCCCGGCGACCCGGGCGCGCACGGCCCGGCTGCGCTCACCGGGCACGGCGACGGTGGTGTCGGGGCTCGCCACCAGGTTGTGCAGCCACTGCGGGTTCTTCGGCAGTCCGCCCTGGGAGGCGACGATCACCAGGTCCGCGCCGTCGGCGAGGTACAGCAGTGGCGTGGTGAACCGGGCGCCGCTCCTGCGGCCAACGTGGTCGAGCAGGAGCACCGGGACCGGCTTCTTCCAGCCGGCGCCGATCCGCCAGGTCGCACCGACCCGGCCGTTGGTGAGCCGGTAGATGGCAACGTTCGCCTTGGCGCCGTACTTGATGATCTTGGCGACGATCGGCTTGTCGAGGCCGTCGGGCTTCGGCTTGGTGGTTGCCATGGGACTCACTCTGGCAGAAATCTAGAACGCGTTCTACAGTTCGAGACGTTCGCTCGTTCCTCGCGAACTCCTCACTGACCGGACGGAATCCGATGCGCTTCTCCTTCGCCGAGGGCATGACCCAGGCCGACTACTACGCCCCGCTCGCTCAGGCCTGCGAGGCCGCCGGCTACACGTCGATGACCATCGCGGACAGCCTGATCTACCCGCAGGAGTCGGACTCGAAGTACCCCTACACCGACACCGGGGACCGCGAGTTCCTGCTCGGCAAGGAGTTCATCGAGACCTTCATCCTGTGCGCGACCCTGTTCGCGGTGACCGAGAAGCTCCGGCTGACGCCGTTCGTGCTCAAGCTCCCGATCCGCCCGCCGGTGCTGGTGGCCAAGCAGGCCTCGTCGCTGGCCTTCCTGTCGAAGAACCGCCTCGGCCTCGGCGTCGGCCTGTCCCCGTGGCCCGAGGACTTCGCCGCGCTCGGCGTCCCGTGGGAGAGGCGCGGCAAGCGGATGGACGAGTGCATGGACATCCTGCGCGGCCTCACCCAGCCCGGCGACGAGCCGACCTTCTTCGGCTACCAGGGCGAGTTCTTCGACATCGAGCCGCTCCAGCAGTGCCCCGCCCCGACCGAGAGGATCCCGCTGCTCGTCGGCGGCCACTCGGACGCGGCCCTGCGCCGCGCCGTACGCAAGGGCGACGGATGGATGCACGCGGGGGGCGACGGCGAGGAGCTCGATCGGCTGCTCACCCGGCTCGCGGAGATCCGCGCGGAGGAGGGCGACACCCGCGACGACTTCGAGGTGCACGTGATCTCGTACGACGCCTACACGCTCGACGGCATCAAGCGCCTCGAGGACAAGGGCGTCACCGACTGCATCGTCGGCTTCCGGGTGCCCTACATCAAGGGCCCCGACACCGAGCCCCTCGAGACCAAGATCAAGCACCTCGAGCAGTACGCCGAGAACATCATCGCGAAGGCGAACGCCTGATGACGGGCTCGTCCGCCGCGCTCGGGCTGACCGCTCCCCTGCAGGCGGCGATCGCCGAGGCCGAGGAGCTGATCGCGAACGCGCCGTTCATCAGGACCGAGGCCGACCGGCTCGAGGGCTACGACTACCTGGCCGGCCGGATCCGGATGGCGATGCAGACCGCGTTCGACTACGACCTCGAGCAGCCGGTCTTCATCAACCCGACCCACCAGTTCTCGCGACAGGGCCTCGACAACCCGGACGCGGTCTACTTCAACGCCTACCTGCGCGAGGGGGTCTCCTACGTCGTACGCGGTCGGCGCGGCACGTCGGCCGACCTGTCCTTCCAGGTGATGGGCGGCAGCTACAGCGCCGACTCGGCCGCCACCTCGCTGATGGCCTTCGACGACCGCGAGCTCGACGTCGCCGAGGACGGGTCGTTCGAGTTCACCTATGTCGCCGAGCCGGGCGCGAAGACGCTGATCGTCCGCGAGGTCTTCAACGACTGGGACACCGAGGTCCGCGGCACGCTCACCATCGAGCGGGTCGACACCATCGGGCAGGCGCGCCGGCCGCTGAGCGAGGCGACGCTGCGCAAGAAGTACGAGGTGGCCGCGCGGTCGCTGACCAGCTCGATCCAGACCTGGTTCGCCTTCCCTCACTTCTTCCAGTACAAGGAGCCGGTCAACACCCTGACCGTCCCCGCCTCCACCCCCGGCGGCCTGTCGTCGCAGTTCTCCTCGATCGGTCACTACGAGCTGGCCGAGGACGAGGCGATGATCGTGTCGGTCCCGCGCTGCGACGACTGCACCTACCAGGCGATCCAGGTCGGCTCGGACTGGTACGCCTCGACCGACTACGAGACGCACCAGACCTCGCTCACCAAGGCCCAGGCATCGTCGGACCCAGACGGCGTGATGCGGTTCGTGATCTCCGAGCGCCCGCCCGGCCCCGACGGCGCCCCGATCGCCAACTGGCTCGAGACCACCGGTCACCGCACCGGCCCGATCATGCTGCGCTGGCAGCAGCTCACCCGTGCGCTCTCGGCCGAGGACGGGCCGGCGGTCGAGATCGTGCCGGTCACCGAGGTGGCCAAGCACCTTCCCGGGCTGGTCGGGTTGTCCGGCGAGGAGTACGGCGAGCGGATCGCCGCGCGGCAGCGGGCGGTGGCGCGACGGATGATCTCCTGACGATCCCCTCGTCCCACCCGGCGTTCGGGTCGCGATCGGTGCCGACCTGCGACCCGGACGCCGGGTACGACGTCCCGGGGCCCGGCGAGGGTCAGGCGGGGATCCAGTCGAAGACGTCCGGGTTCGGGCCCTGACGGCCGGCCTCGCCCTTGTCGAGGGCGGCGAGCGCGGCGACCTCGTCGTCGGTGAGCGCGAAGTCGAAGACCTCGAAGTTCTCGGCCAGGCGTGCCTTGTTGAGCGACTTCGGGAACACGATGTCGCCGCGGTCGAGCGCCCAGCGCAGGAGTACCTGCGCGGGCGTCTTGCCGTGGCGCTCGGCGAGCGCGGTCACGGCGGGGTCGGTCAGCTCGCCGCCGCCCTGCCCGAGCGGGGACCAGGCCTGGACGTGCGCGCCGTGGCCGGTGGTCGCGGCACGGACCGCGTCGTTGGCGAAGTAGGGGTGCGCCTCGACCTGGTTGACGGCCGGCACGACCCCGGTGGCCGCGACGATCCGGTCGAGGTGGTCGGGCTGGAAGTTGGAGACACCGACCGAGGTGGTCAGGCCGGCCTCGCGGAGCTCCAGCAGCGCCTCCCAGGTGGAGACGAAGTCTCCGTCGTACCGGGTCGGCAGTGGCCAGTGGATCAGGAAGAGGTCGACCTTCTCGAGGCCGAGCTTGTCGAGGGAGACCTTCAGCGAGTCCTTGGCGGCGCCGGGCTCGTGACGGTTGTTGTTGAGCTTGGTCGTGACGTACAGGTCTTCGCGGGCGAGACCGGAGGCGGCGATCGCGGCGCCGACGCCCTCCTCGTTGCCGTACATCTGGGCGGTGTCGACGTGGCGGTAGCCGAGCTCGAGGGCGTCGGACACGACGCGCTCGGTGTCGGCCAGCGGCACCTGCCACACGCCGAGGCCGAACTGCGGGATGGTGGTCTGGTCGTTGAGGTCGATCCGGGGAGTGCTCACCTCCGTTCCAACGGCGTCACCGCGCGGCTATTCCGCGTACCCCGGGGCCGTGCGCGAAATGAGCCCTTCCGCAAAACTGAAACACGTTCTAGTGTGTCCGCCATGGTGGATCTCCTGACGGACAAGGTCATCGTGCTCTCCGGCGTCGGGCCGGGCCTGGGTCGCTCGCTCGGCGAGGAGGCCGCGAAGATGGGCGCCGACCTGGTGCTCGCGAGCCGGACCCCCAAGCGCCTGGAGAAGATGGCGGAGACCGTCCGCTCCCACGGTCGCCGCGCGCTCGTCGTACCGACCGACATCACCGACGAGGACCAGCGCAAGGCACTGGTCGAGGCGGCGCTCGACGAGTTCGGCAAGGTCGACTGCCTGATCAACAACGCCTTCGGCATCCCGCCGATGGACCCGATCAGCACCCTGGACCTCGACGGCCTGCGCAGCGCCAACGAGACCAACGTCTTCGCGCCGCTGCGGTTGACCTCGTTGTTCGCCGACGCCCTCGCCCGTTCCGATGATCCAGCCGAGGACAAGACCGGCGGCTCGGTGATCATGGTCAACTCGTGCGTGATCTACAGCAGCCAGCCGGAGTATTCCGGCTACAAGCTGTCGAAGGGCACCCTCGAGCACCTCGCCCAGTCGCTGGCCACCGAGCTCGGCCCGCGTGGCATCCGGGTCAACAGCGTGGCGCCGTCGTACATCTACGAGGACGTCAACAAGGCCTACTTCGACTGGATCGCGCAGGAGTCGGGTCGCACCCACGAGGACGTGTACGCCGAGAAGGCGGCGCCCACCGACCTGAAGCGGCTCGCCACCCCCGACGAGGTCGCCCGCGCCGCCCTCTTCCTCGCCTCCGACCTGGCCTCGGCCGTCACCGGCCAGATGCTCAACGTCGACTGCGGGGAATTCCATGCCTGAGCCCCGCCAGCGCGCGGACGTCGGCACGTTCGAGGACATCTGCGACGCCGCGACCCGCACCACCGGCCTCACCGACTTCGGCTTCGCCGACGCGCCCGGGCACGAGGAGGCGTTCCGGGTGCTGGTCGAGGACCTGGGGTCCGCCGAGGCGGGCCTGACCGGGGTCGGCAACTACTTCATGCGCTCGCAGGTCAAGAGCTCCCTCGTGGCCCGCCTGCTCACCCAGGCGCGGTTCACCGAGTTCCCCCAGCACGCGGAGGTCGCCATCGAGCGGCCGATCTTCGTGCTCGGCCTCCCCCGGACCGGTACGACGGCCCTGAGCCGGCTGCTCTGCGCGGACCCGGCGAACCAGGGCCTCGAGATGTGGCTGACCGAGTTCCCCCAGCCCCGCCCGCCGCGGGAGACGTGGGAGGACGACCCGATCTTCAACGCGATGCAGGCGGCGTTCCGCGAGCACCACATCACCAACCCGGAGTTCATGGGCATCCACTACTCCGACGCCACCGAGCCCGAGGAGTGCTGGCGCGTGCTGCGCCAGACCGGAAAGTCGCTCGGCTTCGAGTCGCTGGCCCACGTGCCGGCGTACTCCCGCTGGCTGGCGACCCAGTCGTGGACCGACGCCTACGAGCGCCACCGCCAGAACCTGCAGCTGATCGGGCTCAACGACCGGGACCGGCGCTGGGTGCTCAAGAACCCCTCGCACCTGATCGCGCTCGACGCACTGCTCGAGGTCTACCCCGACGCGCTGGTCGTGATGACCCAGCGCGACCCGGTCACCTCGGTCGCCTCCGCGTGCTCGCTGTCCGCCGAGGCGACCGACGGCCACTCGACGACCTTCGTCGGCGAGACCCTCGGCCGTGACCAGCTCGGGCACCTCACCCGGCAGTGGGACGCGTTCTGGCAGGCGCGCGAGAAGGCCGACGAGCGCCAGTTCTTCGACGTCGACTACCGCGGCTTCGTGCAGGACCCGGTCGGCACCGTCGGCGCGATCTACGACGCCTTCGGCCTCACCTGGAGCCAGGCTGCACAGGACGCCGTCCGCAGGCTCGACGAGGAGTCGCGCAGCGGCCCCCGCCGCCCCGCGCACCAGTACGACCTCGCGGACTACGGCATCACGGAGGACGAGGTAAGGGAGTCGTTCGCCCGCTGAGCGTCACGTCACCCGGCCACCTTGCACAGGCAGAACGGGTGGCCGGCCGGGTCGAGGAACACCCGGAAGCTCGTGCCGGGCTGGTGCGGGTGCTTGGTCGCGCCGAGCGCGAGGGTCGCCGTCTCGGCCACGTCGAGTTCGTCGACGTCGACGTCGAGGTGCACCTGCTGCGGAACGTCCTGACCCGGCCAGTCGGGAGCGCGGTAGTCGTCGACCCGCTGCAGCTGGATCGAGCGGTCGCCGGACCAGACCGCGCCCCACGAGCCGTCGTCCTCCACGTTGGACTCCCAGCCGAGGAGCGCGGCGTAGAAGTCGGCGAGGACCCGCGGGTCGGGGCAGTCGATGACGAACTGGGGATTGCGTGCGATGGCCATGGAACGACGCTAGGCGCTACCTCCGACACGCTCCTGTCCACAGGCCCGGACCACCCACGTTTGTCCACAGCCGCGCGGCGCCGAGGCTGCCGGCATGACCTACACCGTCGACCCCGCCGCGCTGCGCCGGGCGGCCCGTCGCCTCGAGGACGACGCGGGTGAGCTGTGCGCGCGTCGTACCGCCGTCGTCGCGCCCGACGCCGGCGCGCTCACGACGTCGGTCCGGCTCGCGCTGACCGCCTGCACCGACAACACGAGCGAGGTCGAGGCGGCGTTCACGGCCAACGCCGACGGCCTGAGGTACGTCGCCCGCACCGCCGGGGACACCGACACCCTCGTCGGTGAGCACCTGCTCGAGCTGGGGTGGCCGCTGTGGAGCTCCTGACCCGGGTGCCGGGCGCGCCGGAGTCCTGCACCGAGGCCGCCCGGGCGCTGCGACGGCTCGGCCACGCGCTGGCCGGCGCCGACCATCTCGTCCGCCAGCACGCCCGGTTCCCCGCCGACGACTTCGCCGGCGACGGTGCCGACGACTTCCGCCAGGCCTGCGCCGCCCTCGGCGGCGAGCTCGCCGGGTTCCGGCCCGGCGTCGACGGGCTCGCCCTCGCCCTGCGTCGGTATGCCGACCGCCTGGCCGGGGTGCAGACGGTGATGCGTCGCGTACGACGCACCGCCCGCGGCCACGACCTCGTGGTCGACGGTGGCGCCGTGCGGCTCCCACCCGGTCCGAACCGCGAGCAGCGGCGCACCTTCCGCACCCTCGTGCCGATCGTCGCCGCGGCGTGGGTGGTGCTCGCGCACGCGGAGGAGGACCTGCGCGCCGCGGTCGACGTCGTCGACCCCTCGATCCGGCGCAACCCGCTCGTCGCGGCGTACCCGACGACCGCCGCACCGCCCACCGTCGACCCGACCGCCCCGCTGCCCATCGACTGGCCACCCGGCGACCCCGCGTGGCCGCCCGACCATCCCTCGTCCTGTCCCGACATCGCGCCCACCGGAGGTGGAACCGTGCACCACACCCCTGCCGTCTCGCTCGCCGTCCCGCGTCGCTGGGCGACCTTCGACGACCCCGCCCCGGGCGTCTCGCTGGTCGCGCAGGCGCCGGCCGCCGCCCCGTCCGGCTTCACGCCCGAGCTGGCCCTGCACACCGGGCCGGTCGACGGCGGGTCGTCGCTCACCGACTGGCGGCACGAGGCGATGTCGACGCTCGCGAGCCAGCTCGACGCGCTCGAGATCGAGGACTCCGACGTGGTCGACCTCGACGGCGAGCCGGTCGCCTACACCCGGTTCTCCCACCGGATCGGCGACGCCGACGTGTTGTGCGACCAGTGGGCCTGGCTGCACGACGGCGTCGGCGTCACCCTGACCGGGTCCGTCGGACGCGCCGAGTACGCCGACTACTGCGACCTGTTCGAGGACGTCGCCGCGACGGTGGAGATCAAGGACGGGGTCAGCGCGCCCGGACCCGGATCCGCGCGCCCCGCCGGGGCACGCTGGTGATGTTGCGGACCTTGGGCACGTCGGTGCCGACCGCGGTGACGTCGTACCGGCGGAACACCTCGCGCAGCACCTCGACGCCCTCCATCAGTGAGAAGCCCGCGCCGATGCAGCGACGTACGCCGCCCCCGAACGGGATCCACACGTTCAGAGCGGGCACGTCGTCGCCGAGGAAGCGCTCGGGCCGGAACACGTCCGGGTCCGCGAAGTTCGACTCCTGCTGGTGGCTCATGATGATCGAGGGGCCCACGGTGGTGCCGGCAGGCAGGTCCCAGCCGCCGACGGTGGCGGGCGCCATCAGGGTGCGCACGACCATCGGGATGATCGGGTGCAGCCGCATCGACTCCTTGAGGACCGCCTCGAGCCACGCGTCGTCGCCCTCGTCGACGGCCCGCTGGGTGCGGGCGAGCAGGTCGGGGCTGCGGCCGACCTCGACCAGCGCCCACGACAGTGCGGAGGCGGTGGTCTCGTGACCGGCCAGCAGCAGCGTCACCAGCTGGTCGCGCAGCTCGGTGTCGTCCAGCCCGCCCTCTTCGGCGTCCCCCGCCGCCAGCAGCCGGGACAGCACGTCGGACCGCTCGTCGAGGTCGTGGGCCGCGCGGCGCTCGCGGATCTCGGCGTACATCAGCCGGTCCAGCTCGACCTGGTTGTCGACCGTACGACGCCACGGGCCGAGCTTCTGCAGCCGCGGGTAGGCCCAGCCGAGCAGGATCGCCGGGTGGATCTCGACGGTGTGGTTGACCGCCGGCCGCAGCTTCGCGAGCCGCGCCTCGTCGGTGACGCCGAAGACGACGCGGAGGATGACCTCGAGGGTCAGCGAGTTCATCCGCTCCAGGGCCCGGAACGGCTCGTCCTCGCTCCAGGTGTCGACCTCGGCGG
The genomic region above belongs to Nocardioides sp. QY071 and contains:
- a CDS encoding sulfotransferase; the protein is MPEPRQRADVGTFEDICDAATRTTGLTDFGFADAPGHEEAFRVLVEDLGSAEAGLTGVGNYFMRSQVKSSLVARLLTQARFTEFPQHAEVAIERPIFVLGLPRTGTTALSRLLCADPANQGLEMWLTEFPQPRPPRETWEDDPIFNAMQAAFREHHITNPEFMGIHYSDATEPEECWRVLRQTGKSLGFESLAHVPAYSRWLATQSWTDAYERHRQNLQLIGLNDRDRRWVLKNPSHLIALDALLEVYPDALVVMTQRDPVTSVASACSLSAEATDGHSTTFVGETLGRDQLGHLTRQWDAFWQAREKADERQFFDVDYRGFVQDPVGTVGAIYDAFGLTWSQAAQDAVRRLDEESRSGPRRPAHQYDLADYGITEDEVRESFAR
- a CDS encoding aldo/keto reductase; translated protein: MSTPRIDLNDQTTIPQFGLGVWQVPLADTERVVSDALELGYRHVDTAQMYGNEEGVGAAIAASGLAREDLYVTTKLNNNRHEPGAAKDSLKVSLDKLGLEKVDLFLIHWPLPTRYDGDFVSTWEALLELREAGLTTSVGVSNFQPDHLDRIVAATGVVPAVNQVEAHPYFANDAVRAATTGHGAHVQAWSPLGQGGGELTDPAVTALAERHGKTPAQVLLRWALDRGDIVFPKSLNKARLAENFEVFDFALTDDEVAALAALDKGEAGRQGPNPDVFDWIPA
- a CDS encoding SDR family oxidoreductase, giving the protein MVDLLTDKVIVLSGVGPGLGRSLGEEAAKMGADLVLASRTPKRLEKMAETVRSHGRRALVVPTDITDEDQRKALVEAALDEFGKVDCLINNAFGIPPMDPISTLDLDGLRSANETNVFAPLRLTSLFADALARSDDPAEDKTGGSVIMVNSCVIYSSQPEYSGYKLSKGTLEHLAQSLATELGPRGIRVNSVAPSYIYEDVNKAYFDWIAQESGRTHEDVYAEKAAPTDLKRLATPDEVARAALFLASDLASAVTGQMLNVDCGEFHA
- a CDS encoding nuclear transport factor 2 family protein; amino-acid sequence: MDVQQLIDRAEIADAITRYTLAVDEGDFDRLDTVFTPDAQIDYTESGGVADAFPVVKAWLAEALPGFSTHRIHMLGQISYQFADDGDEAAVAAYFHNPMRIGDGKGGERVVEVGGLYRHTFVRTADGWRSRRLHEQVVWTRGF
- a CDS encoding cytochrome P450, with the protein product MTMEAERAALDGDTRELTMRRFRHSTVLGGRNLPPVRPDRLPPGPRWPAFLQTVALMRFRHQFHPWLHRKYGDAYTVNLIPGNRPLVLFTRPEVTKEIFAADPEVFHAGKGNAILGPIMGEHSLLLQDGGEHHRARKLLMPAFLGHALRGYRGLVAEVAAAEVDTWSEDEPFRALERMNSLTLEVILRVVFGVTDEARLAKLRPAVNHTVEIHPAILLGWAYPRLQKLGPWRRTVDNQVELDRLMYAEIRERRAAHDLDERSDVLSRLLAAGDAEEGGLDDTELRDQLVTLLLAGHETTASALSWALVEVGRSPDLLARTQRAVDEGDDAWLEAVLKESMRLHPIIPMVVRTLMAPATVGGWDLPAGTTVGPSIIMSHQQESNFADPDVFRPERFLGDDVPALNVWIPFGGGVRRCIGAGFSLMEGVEVLREVFRRYDVTAVGTDVPKVRNITSVPRRGARIRVRAR
- a CDS encoding VOC family protein — encoded protein: MAIARNPQFVIDCPDPRVLADFYAALLGWESNVEDDGSWGAVWSGDRSIQLQRVDDYRAPDWPGQDVPQQVHLDVDVDELDVAETATLALGATKHPHQPGTSFRVFLDPAGHPFCLCKVAG
- a CDS encoding TIGR03619 family F420-dependent LLM class oxidoreductase, which gives rise to MRFSFAEGMTQADYYAPLAQACEAAGYTSMTIADSLIYPQESDSKYPYTDTGDREFLLGKEFIETFILCATLFAVTEKLRLTPFVLKLPIRPPVLVAKQASSLAFLSKNRLGLGVGLSPWPEDFAALGVPWERRGKRMDECMDILRGLTQPGDEPTFFGYQGEFFDIEPLQQCPAPTERIPLLVGGHSDAALRRAVRKGDGWMHAGGDGEELDRLLTRLAEIRAEEGDTRDDFEVHVISYDAYTLDGIKRLEDKGVTDCIVGFRVPYIKGPDTEPLETKIKHLEQYAENIIAKANA
- a CDS encoding nitroreductase family deazaflavin-dependent oxidoreductase, translating into MATTKPKPDGLDKPIVAKIIKYGAKANVAIYRLTNGRVGATWRIGAGWKKPVPVLLLDHVGRRSGARFTTPLLYLADGADLVIVASQGGLPKNPQWLHNLVASPDTTVAVPGERSRAVRARVAGPEERAALWPRLVDLYADFDNYQAWTDREIPVVVLEPR